In Bradyrhizobium guangxiense, the following are encoded in one genomic region:
- a CDS encoding M20/M25/M40 family metallo-hydrolase, producing MLRPHPAPSLIAPLIASLWLACAATMVHAEPIADVHMLAQKEQQPLLDTLRDLVSIESGSKDIDGLNQIAERVAGQLKQLGGTVEILHPTDIYRLHDTPEKIGPAVHAVFKGTGATKIMLIAHMDTVYLKGMLKDQPFRIDGDKAYGLGIADDKQGVALILHTVALLQKLNFRDYGALTVLTNGDEEISSPGWRSTITRLASDQDVVFSFEGGGTDGTLRLATSGIGSAYLSVQGKSSHAGARPDGGVNALYELSHQVLQMKDLSKPERGLKLNWTVSKSGTNRNVIPADAAAQADARALKVSDFDDLERELQDKIKNRLLPGSKVDLKFEVRRPPLEANDASRRVAAYGKTIYGEIGLSLKVDEKATGGGTDAAFAALKSRGAVVEGMGLSGFGAHSNDAEYVQVGSIVPRLYLATRMIMDLSTGKLK from the coding sequence ATGCTCCGACCGCACCCTGCTCCATCACTCATCGCCCCGTTGATCGCCTCGCTCTGGCTGGCATGCGCCGCAACGATGGTGCACGCCGAGCCGATCGCCGACGTCCACATGCTGGCGCAAAAGGAGCAGCAGCCGCTGCTCGACACGCTGCGCGATCTCGTCAGCATCGAATCCGGCAGCAAGGACATCGACGGCCTGAACCAGATCGCCGAGCGCGTTGCCGGTCAACTCAAGCAGCTCGGCGGCACGGTGGAGATCCTGCACCCCACCGATATCTATCGGCTCCACGACACCCCCGAGAAGATCGGGCCCGCCGTCCACGCCGTGTTCAAGGGCACCGGAGCCACGAAGATCATGCTGATCGCCCACATGGACACCGTGTACCTGAAGGGCATGCTGAAGGATCAGCCGTTCCGCATCGACGGCGACAAGGCCTACGGCCTCGGCATTGCCGACGACAAGCAGGGCGTCGCGCTCATTCTCCATACGGTGGCGCTGCTGCAGAAGCTGAACTTCAGGGATTACGGCGCGCTCACGGTGCTCACGAATGGCGACGAGGAGATCTCCTCGCCCGGTTGGCGCAGCACCATCACCCGCCTCGCCTCGGATCAGGACGTGGTGTTCTCGTTCGAAGGCGGCGGCACGGACGGCACGCTGCGCCTCGCCACCAGCGGCATCGGCTCCGCCTATCTCAGCGTGCAGGGCAAGTCGTCGCATGCTGGCGCAAGGCCCGACGGCGGGGTGAATGCGCTGTACGAGCTCTCGCACCAGGTGCTGCAGATGAAAGACCTGTCCAAACCCGAGCGGGGCCTGAAGCTGAACTGGACCGTCTCCAAATCCGGAACCAACCGCAACGTGATCCCTGCGGACGCCGCGGCCCAGGCCGATGCGCGTGCGCTCAAGGTGTCCGATTTCGACGATCTGGAGAGGGAGCTGCAGGACAAGATCAAGAATCGTCTGCTGCCTGGCTCCAAGGTCGACCTGAAGTTCGAGGTGCGTCGCCCGCCGCTCGAGGCCAACGACGCCTCGCGCCGCGTGGCCGCCTACGGCAAGACGATCTACGGGGAGATCGGACTGTCCCTCAAGGTCGACGAGAAGGCGACCGGCGGCGGCACCGACGCCGCGTTTGCCGCGCTCAAGTCCCGCGGGGCCGTGGTGGAAGGCATGGGCCTGTCAGGCTTTGGTGCGCACTCCAACGATGCCGAATATGTACAGGTGGGCAGCATTGTGCCGCGGCTGTATCTGGCGACGCGCATGATCATGGACCTGTCCACCGGCAAGCTGAAATAG
- a CDS encoding TRAP transporter large permease — protein MTAFIIANLAPIMFASLVVMLLLGYPAAFSLGAVGLFYAIIGIELGEFRPDFLQALPERVYGVMNNDTLLAIPFFTFMGLVLERSGMAEDLLDTIGQLFGTIRGGLAYAVIFVGALLAATTGVVAASVISMGLISLPIMLRYGYDRRVASGVIAASGTLAQIIPPSLVLIVMADQLGKSVGDMYEGAFIPGLVLAGLYAAYAFLVSMIFPAATPGLPKEAIGFREDSGSRGLGSLGVLFLASCVFGWFMMRNSSVHGADYVVLSMFYGIIFAFAVAVVNWVIDKLTGFRFLSKMAQQTTFVMVPPLFLIFLVLGTIFIGIATPTEGGAMGAAGALILGAAKRRLSWDLIRQATESTAKLSAFVVFILVGARVFSLTFYGVNGHVWVEHLLTSLPGGQIGFLIFVNAFVFVLAFFLDFFELAFIVIPLLGPAAEHLGIDLIWFGVILGVNMQTSFMHPPFGFALFYLRSVAPKERYTDRVTGKRMEPVTTGQIYWGAVPFVVIQIIMVGLVIAFPAMVMHYKGVQSTIDPNTIKIEVPQIELPPLDLGPPQK, from the coding sequence ATGACTGCATTCATCATCGCCAATCTGGCGCCCATCATGTTCGCGTCGCTGGTCGTCATGCTGTTGCTTGGCTACCCGGCGGCATTCTCGCTCGGCGCCGTCGGCCTGTTCTATGCCATCATCGGCATCGAGCTCGGCGAATTCCGCCCGGACTTCCTCCAGGCCCTTCCGGAGCGAGTCTACGGCGTGATGAACAACGACACGCTGCTTGCAATTCCCTTCTTCACCTTCATGGGGTTGGTGCTGGAGCGGTCGGGCATGGCCGAAGACCTGCTCGACACCATCGGCCAGTTGTTCGGGACCATCCGCGGCGGTCTTGCCTATGCCGTGATCTTCGTCGGCGCGCTGCTTGCCGCGACGACGGGCGTGGTCGCGGCCTCTGTGATCTCGATGGGCCTGATCTCGCTGCCGATCATGCTGCGCTACGGCTATGACCGCCGCGTGGCATCCGGCGTCATCGCCGCATCCGGCACGCTCGCGCAGATCATTCCGCCCTCGCTCGTCCTGATCGTGATGGCCGACCAGCTCGGCAAGTCCGTCGGCGACATGTACGAGGGCGCCTTCATCCCGGGCCTCGTGCTCGCCGGCCTCTACGCCGCCTACGCCTTCCTCGTCAGCATGATCTTCCCGGCGGCGACGCCCGGCCTGCCGAAGGAGGCCATCGGCTTCCGCGAAGACAGCGGCAGCCGCGGCCTCGGTTCGCTCGGCGTGCTGTTCCTCGCCAGCTGCGTGTTCGGCTGGTTCATGATGCGCAATTCGAGCGTGCACGGCGCCGATTACGTCGTGCTGAGCATGTTCTACGGCATCATCTTCGCCTTCGCCGTCGCCGTGGTGAACTGGGTCATCGACAAGCTCACCGGCTTCCGCTTCCTGTCCAAGATGGCGCAGCAGACCACCTTCGTCATGGTGCCGCCGCTGTTCCTGATCTTCCTGGTGCTGGGCACGATCTTCATCGGCATCGCGACGCCGACCGAAGGCGGCGCGATGGGTGCCGCCGGCGCCCTCATCCTCGGCGCCGCCAAGCGGCGACTGAGCTGGGACCTGATCCGGCAAGCCACGGAATCCACCGCCAAGCTGTCGGCTTTCGTCGTGTTCATCCTGGTCGGCGCCCGCGTGTTCTCGCTGACCTTCTACGGCGTCAACGGGCACGTCTGGGTCGAGCACCTGCTCACCTCGCTTCCCGGCGGCCAGATCGGCTTCCTGATCTTCGTCAACGCGTTCGTCTTCGTGCTGGCCTTCTTCCTCGACTTCTTCGAGCTGGCCTTCATCGTGATCCCGCTGCTCGGACCTGCGGCCGAGCATCTCGGCATCGACCTGATCTGGTTCGGCGTCATCCTCGGTGTCAACATGCAGACCTCGTTCATGCATCCGCCGTTCGGCTTCGCCCTATTCTATCTGCGGTCGGTCGCGCCGAAGGAACGCTATACCGATCGCGTCACCGGCAAGCGGATGGAACCCGTCACCACCGGCCAGATCTATTGGGGCGCGGTGCCGTTCGTCGTCATCCAGATCATCATGGTCGGTCTGGTGATCGCGTTCCCCGCGATGGTCATGCACTACAAGGGCGTGCAGTCGACCATCGATCCCAACACGATCAAGATCGAGGTGCCGCAGATCGAGCTGCCGCCGCTGGATCTCGGACCCCCGCAGAAGTAG
- a CDS encoding TRAP transporter small permease subunit produces MQALLKLSQGIDAFTRWTGKRLAWLIVAAVIISAVNAIIRKTFDTSSNSWLELQWVLFSIVFLLCSPWTLLDNEHIRIDIVNNALPKTVRNVIDVIGHLFFLIPLCIVMIITGVPFFLRSFQINEQSGNAGGLPQWPAKALIMIGFAFLLVQGISELIKRIAVMRGLMPDPHESQVSALEAEVEHLVEAIEKK; encoded by the coding sequence TTGCAAGCGCTCCTAAAGCTGAGCCAAGGGATCGACGCGTTCACACGCTGGACGGGCAAACGCCTGGCGTGGCTGATCGTGGCCGCCGTCATCATCTCCGCGGTCAATGCGATCATCCGCAAGACATTCGACACCTCCTCCAATTCGTGGCTCGAGCTGCAATGGGTGCTGTTCAGCATCGTGTTCCTGCTCTGCTCGCCCTGGACGCTGCTCGACAACGAGCACATTCGCATCGACATCGTGAACAACGCGCTGCCGAAGACGGTCCGCAACGTGATCGACGTGATCGGTCACCTGTTCTTCCTTATTCCGCTGTGCATCGTCATGATCATCACGGGCGTGCCGTTCTTCCTGCGCTCCTTCCAGATCAACGAGCAATCCGGCAATGCCGGCGGCCTGCCGCAATGGCCCGCCAAAGCCCTGATCATGATCGGGTTCGCCTTCCTGCTCGTTCAGGGCATCTCCGAGCTGATCAAGCGAATTGCGGTGATGCGCGGCTTGATGCCGGATCCCCATGAATCGCAAGTGTCGGCGCTGGAGGCTGAAGTCGAGCACCTCGTCGAAGCGATCGAGAAGAAGTAG
- the moaA gene encoding GTP 3',8-cyclase MoaA: MNGFAALSTPMTDPFGRTISYLRVSVTDRCDLRCFYCMSEDMTFLPKADLLTLEELDRLCSAFIAKGVKKLRLTGGEPLVRRNVMTLVRSLSRHLSSGALNELTLTTNGTQLAKYASELADCGVRRINVSLDTLDPKKFREITRWGEIDKVLEGIEAARAAGLAVKINAVALKNLNEDELPSLMRWAHGKGMGLTLIEVMPMGEIGSGRIDQYLPLSLVRARLAQQFTLTDLAESTGGPARYVSVAETGGKLGFITPMTHNFCESCNRVRITCTGTLHTCLGHEDASDLRKPLRASDDDMLLADAIDRAIGLKPKGHDFIIDRRHDRPSVSRHMSVTGG, encoded by the coding sequence ATGAACGGATTCGCCGCGCTGTCGACCCCAATGACCGATCCGTTCGGGCGGACCATCAGCTATTTGCGCGTTTCCGTCACCGACCGCTGCGACCTGCGCTGCTTCTACTGCATGTCGGAAGACATGACGTTCCTGCCCAAGGCCGACCTGTTGACGCTGGAGGAGCTCGACCGGCTCTGCTCGGCTTTCATCGCCAAGGGAGTCAAGAAGCTGCGGCTCACCGGCGGCGAGCCGCTGGTCCGGCGCAACGTGATGACGCTGGTGCGCTCGCTGTCGCGGCATCTGTCGAGCGGCGCGCTGAACGAGCTGACACTGACGACCAACGGCACCCAGCTGGCGAAATACGCCAGCGAGCTTGCCGATTGCGGGGTCCGCCGCATCAACGTCTCGCTCGACACGCTCGATCCCAAGAAGTTTCGCGAGATCACCCGCTGGGGCGAGATCGACAAGGTGCTGGAAGGCATCGAGGCCGCGCGCGCCGCAGGACTCGCCGTGAAGATTAACGCGGTGGCCCTGAAGAATCTCAACGAGGACGAGCTGCCTTCGCTGATGCGCTGGGCCCACGGCAAGGGCATGGGCCTGACACTGATCGAGGTCATGCCGATGGGCGAGATCGGCTCGGGGCGGATCGACCAGTACCTGCCGCTGTCGCTGGTGCGTGCGCGCCTCGCCCAGCAATTCACGCTGACGGATCTGGCCGAGAGCACCGGCGGTCCGGCCCGCTATGTCAGCGTCGCCGAGACCGGCGGCAAGCTCGGCTTCATCACGCCGATGACGCATAATTTCTGCGAATCCTGCAACCGGGTTCGCATCACCTGCACGGGAACGCTGCATACCTGCCTCGGCCACGAGGACGCCTCGGACTTGCGCAAACCTCTGCGTGCATCTGACGACGACATGCTGCTTGCGGATGCGATCGACCGCGCCATCGGCCTCAAGCCCAAGGGCCACGATTTCATCATCGACCGTCGCCATGACCGCCCCAGCGTCAGCAGGCACATGAGCGTCACCGGCGGCTGA